The window ACGGATAAATTGGCGTCGAAATAGATCTGAAACAACATGTAAACCGTAGAACTTTTtgagtaatttttaaatcatgagataaatttgagaaaaaatggtCAAATCATGAGATAGAgttaaaaccccttataaaaAAGGATGCAGCGTCCTATTACTCTCATTTGCCTGGTAATCAAGAAATTCTAGATTCAATACTCATGTGGGACTACCTGTAtccttttattaaatatttagaatTCTTGTTTTATTATACTAGGTTAATGAACCTCTCttgtaatataagaaaaaaaaattaaaaaaaattctcggaaaaaaaaatcggtaAAGATAAAATTGGGGACAGATATGTGGCGACACGTTCACGTCATGACTCAACAGCTAAAGCGTTGGGTTCCAAAAAAAGCATTTACTCAGTTAAATCCTTCCCCAGTTTGGTTTTCACTTTttgccatatatataatccCCCATATGTGGCGAAACGCCATTCTAATTCTTTTCTTCGCTGTCCATTTTCTCCTTTCCCGGCAGCGAGGATGACATTTACTGACCCTTCTATTTTTGGGGCAAAAATATTTCAGAAAATAACATGTATTTTACTTGTAGTTCTGTTTACAGTCAAAACTGAAATGTTTTGCAAAATAAAGGATGAACTTTTAGATTAATCTGacaaaaaataacataattaaCTTTCTTGTTGGTTTCCGTCACGTGTCACTATTCCATTGAATGAATTAGGATATTTTATTCTTCCGTGAAttcaaaaattattgaaatgtttaaaaagttaaaagttaaagGAGAAAAAGTAGAAAATTCGGGGTACCCAATTGGTCGGCACGGCCACAACACCACCGATGGCCCTGTCTAAGATATCTGTTTATAAATTAACCCTTCTATTTTGAGtttcatgtatttttattattattattattgtagtcattgttgctgctgctgctgaagTCTTACATTTAGATGTATCATGGCTTTGACTTCGATTTCTTGCCGTGTTTAGCCTTGTAAAAAGATTTATCATCCAGAGATTAAGGCCAGTTTATTTTcagggttaaaatcacaaaaactttaactttaactttaactcaactcactacacaacaaaaatacacatttcccaagtcaaatctaactttaactcaacacactatacaacatttgtcattttccgtaatcaaaatcaaaattactttaactctgaaaccaaacggctcagaCAAATTTAGTTACCAAGAGCATGCCTTATTTTGGATTTAATACACAAATTCTGAACACGTGCTGTGATAAAACACTGACACATACTCGAGCTTTGATTTCCTACCATGTCTAGTCTAGTGAAAAGTTTATCACCAAGCCCCGAAATTTCATTTACTAAGAGTACGGCATATTTAGGACTCAATATATAAATGCTGAAGTGATCTCATAACCACACATGCCGTAAGTAAACACTGACACATACTCAGGCTTCAATTTCTTGTCGTGTTTAGGCTAATGAAAGATTTATCATAAAAAGACACAACCCAACGAGTAGGAATCAATAGATTTCAGATTTATTATTGCTAGCAGAATTACACATGCTCTTTTATTTAGCGTTATATTTCCTCGAACCAGACTCATGAGTCCTTATAATTGGAAGAATCATTAATAACAATATGCAATATTTAGgattatatatagaaattttGTAATGATCTTATCCCTACATGGCATGAGAAAGCATTTATTAGATTCCATCAAATTGATAATTGCACATCAGTTGTGCAATTGAGCGAGTGATGCTTAATAATTTCGACTAGTggcaataataatattattaatatattttcacCGCATTATTGTTAggaacacttttttttttgagccGGCTCTTTCCCTCGAAAAGGAGCTTCAAACAATGTAGGTAGACTACCCTTGAGTGCGCAAGCATTTCCATGACGTATTGACGTGAATTCCGAGCTAACTGGTGTGCAGACTCACCGATATACTCCTCCAAACAAGCCAAAAAGCATGTCGTTTTTCGAACTCATTCCAGAATTCATGCACAAGTGCATCATCCACGCAATGTCGATCACTATTCATGTCCATTATGCACACTATTTTTCCCCCCCTTCTCCGTCATCCCATTTAAATCCTTCCCCTTCAGCAATTCTgcaaaattattgaaattgcGAAGTCAAAGACTACTCCTTAATCGCCCCCAAGGCTTATCCGATGCTAGTTTATTCCCCATTGACCTTAAACAGATAACTATTGGCCCTCACGCCGACACGTGTAAAACATGCTTTTGATCTATTCCATTAGGCACATTAATCAACTTTCCTTTCCCGCGCTGATCCCTACAGCCCCCGACAGCATCAGACGAATCAGACGGtcctcgacggctcgaaatgaACAACCAGCCACGTGGACGGTGATCAGCCCCCCATAGGCCTCCCACGACAGGACACTTGATATTTCCTCCTGTGAGCCTGGACCTGCCCCTCCCCCCAACCGGTTTACAAGCTTTTGTCTTAATCCAAATCCGACGTGGCGACACTTTGGGCGGAATATGCCCCAACGTAAGGCCGCAACTGATTTCTCGCATATTCCCGAGATGGTTACGACATCTCGCGAGTCGTTCCCACCCGTTTTCTCGTCATCCTGTCGTTTCTTCCTCCGCGTGTTCGGGACAGCTATAAAAGACATGCGCCCTCCATTCTTCACGTCTCATCCCATCCTCAATTCAAATTGATTGGCAAGCCCTACCCCAACCCGACAAGGTCGATCACGCAAACCCCCCCGTTTCCGTTTTGCTCTCTCTTCATATTTcgtctctttctctctctagatttGTTTGTTTGCCTGGCAATGGCGTTGAAGAGGACGTTGGCCCAGCGGCTGTTCAACATCTCCAAGGTCTCCCGCCAGGCCTTGACTGGCGGGTGCCGGGCCGCCCCCGCCGCGCAGAGCGGGATTGTGTCCCGGAGTCAGCCCGCCATCGACGACGACCCTGGAGACAATGGGGTGTTCCGGCGGTACCTGCACAAGAGGGCCGTGACCACGCCGGAGCTCCGGTCCGCTGTTCCCCTCGGGGACGGCCTGAGGGAGAGGATCAAAGCCCTGGACGTCGCGAGGGGCAGGATCCGGCTAGACGGGCTGACCCCACCGCCCGCGCCGGTGGGGGAGGAGCCGCCGGAGCTCACGGCGGAGGACGCGAGGAAGTTGCTGCGGGTGGCGCAGCTGGAGGCCGTCAGGGCGAGGCTGAGGGAGATCCGGGAAATCTGGATTACGTACCCAGAATTTGTCCGGGTCTGCGGGGAGGTGTGCTCGGATCCGGGTCAGGGTATCGGGTTGGCGAAACTGCTCGACGAGTCCGGGAACGTCGTCGTCTTTGAGAACATGGTGCTTCTAAGGCCTGACATGGTAATTTTccgtttctctctcttttttcttaacccttttttttactgaattCATcagtttattaattaaattaaatttacttgaGAGAGTCAGAAACTGGAAGATTAATGGGTTCATTGAATGGGTAGTTAATTTCTAGGGATTTCTTGCTTTTTGGAATAAACTgtgttaaattttttaattaactagttaataattaattttggaGATGTGCCGAGGACTGATGTTGCTTTTTTCGCCCgtgtttttgtttgtttcattTCCCTCTTGCTTCGACAGGAAAATGAGTAAAGAGTACCGAGTTTGAGACGAAGGACCTTTGGgtgaaaaagacatttttcaccctttagATTTTCACATCATTGGGCCTCGGCTATCGATATACATTATTAATTACCATAGATTTTAACTTAACATTAGTGAATGAAATctattgggaaaaaaaaaacagaaagaatCATAGAGTAAACGATAATGAAAAACTTATGGTACATTACCCACATGCTTAatggtattttttttttggagttgATAAAATCTTATTAACTGTTTATTgtcaaatattttttcatatcgCATGATGTGATAAGTTGACAAGTTTTTACTGCAACAAACCATTTTGTTTCCTCCATAGGTTAGATCTGGGCCAAACTTGGAACAATTTTATTTGAACCATTCCTTTTGATGTCCACAACTTCCCCATCCTAGTCATTCAATAATTAGGGAGTTCTAGGAAAACTTCGAGTTAATTACGCATAATAGTTTTGTAAATTtctaacccaaaaaaatatttattttcctgtTTCTGttatttctcctttttcttaatGAACTATATAGCAACGTTGGCATCGTACAACCTCGTAATATACGTAAATTTCTGAATATCTTAAAATACGTGTATGTTGTCCCTCAACTCAAATAGTAATTAAGACTTTTGGATTATTTTCAACCCATTAAgcttaatttattgatttttattaattaaaagaagTTAAAatggtttttgttttttgagcaacttatttatttatttgtttattgggtgaattattatttattatttaattttttgaactgTATCATATGATACATGTGTAATTTACCGTAAATTTCGGTTACATCTGCCACATGGCACCGTTGCCACGTAGGACATGTCGGTGATGCTGGAATTGAGCCTTTAATAAATTGGCCCCACAAACctcgtattttattttaacctcattatcatattattaatattaggGTGGCCCACAATGTGCCGTGTCAGATTTCTATGAACTGGGGAAGGTTGGATTCGTCTCAAACCTTCgtgatttatttaattttccttttattttatttcattaaatttagcTCTTGATTCGTCCACATCCATATCCAATAATTTTCTCAGTCATTGGATTCCGGTGCCCTAACGCACTTTTTTcagctaattaattatttttgttagCCCTCTTAACagttaatttaaatattaacaaGTTGGAATCGACCGTCCCTAAAGCAAATCAGGCCAATGTTTACCAAAGAATTTCCCCACTCTCTATGGTTAACAGGTGACGAAAGCGATTGCGGGTCTGATCCCCCTCCCCGAGCGTGGCCGGAATGACCCGAGGAGAAAGGAGCTCAAGGAGCTCGAAAAGGTGAAGTCCGAGATAGAGCGCGAGGCGGAGTCCCAAGTCCGGAAGGAGCTCTGGGCCGGGCTGGGCTTCCTCGTGGTCCAGACGGCCGCTTTCATGAGGCTCACCTTCTGGGAGCTCACTTGGGACGTGATGGAGCCCATCTGCTTCTACGTGACGTCGTTCTACTTCATAGTCGGATACGCGTTCTTCCTTAAGACGTCGAGGGAGCCCTCCTTCGAGGGTTTCTTCCACAGCCGGCTCTTGGCCAAGCAGAAGAGGCTGATGAGGGCCCAGAACTTCAATCTCAAGCGTTATGAGGAGCTCCGGAGCGCATTTCATCCTCAGGCAATGAAGATACCATCGGCGGCCTCATCTCCTGAGGATGGGATCACGCTCGGGTTCGGCCTGTCGGGTGATCCAGTTGAGACGAGAAACTGAAAAGAAGCACacaattttgttgtttaaTTTAATCACCCCCATACCATCTAAGATTTTCTATATCATCataaatcatgattctaatcAAAAGATCAAATTAGTTGCGGCTTTCTGTAATATGATGGAGAGGCTAGACAATTAGGTGTGGAagagtatatatatgaatttcaaaaaaagagagatttaTTGCATATCGATGTTCATTCAAATCCATACAATGCCCGATGGACGTCCTACCTTCCAAGTACCCCATGATGACAATGTCAACCTCCCAATTTAATGGAAGGGGTAAaacattaaaattaatttcataatattgATAGTCAAGTATTTATATGTGCACATAAATACTTGactatttttcttaaatatagtaAAGAACTAAATTAAGGCGTAAGAAATTTaagcatatattttttaaatattataattaaccaGATGTGtactttttattatctttttttcattttttctattaaaatttCGTTTTCCATCCCTTTTCTCAATAGTTTCCGTCAAtcattttaaaagaattttaattaaaaaataaaataatgaaaacgTACATAAAATTAGAGGGAGAGGAAGACGGATCGTGGATCCATGATGCCGAGCAACATAACTCCTCTTGAGCAGTGGTGGCTGACGTAAGGTCCCACATCGTTGTGGTTTTGTCCtcaataaatacatatattgcAGTGACTCGAATGAAGCGAGCATTGATTTTCGGAACGGTAGATTCGAGTTCTCATGTACGTTAAACTCAATACCATGTGGTAAACGCAGTGGATTGAATACGGGAAGAATAGAAATGCTAAAACCACATTATTTAGGACGCAGAATTCTTTTTGAGTGGGCTTGActtatttcataaatttatgaTGGGTGACATTGCCatgtagatatatattttttaatagttaAGTAGtgattaataaatttgttatAGGAAAATTAGTGAGAAAAATCATgacaatatataattgttagaTTTTATTACTTATCGACTTGAACTTGTAAGGATTTAATAAAAGTGTAATATGTGCTACACGTGGATCAAAAGTAACTTCAGTTGGAGAATTACAACAACCGTAACTAATGGTGATATCATGTAAATTGTTTTTCATTATAGATTTAGATAACTTGgaatcaaattttaatttacttgATTGTGTATAACTAAGTGATGatgaattttaaataaatacttactaaaataaataaataaaaatcttatatcttatattatattaggGTGATGGCCCGTGCTACGGATGGTCATTGATGATGTTATTATGAAAATCCTTTACTGTGACATTTAAGCTAATATAGGATAGTTAATGgggaaaaaatatgtgagattaatcatttttaaattaataggaTAATTAATGTTCAGTAGTGggtgaaaattaaattgaagtaATTAATGAAGTTAGTAATCATTCTTCTTGAATAATGTCAGAGTTAACATGTGCTTGGTTAAGTAACAAAAAATAAcacattttgtaatttatggaaaataatttgaaatttataacaTTACTTAACTTTCAACTAAGTAAATatgacaaaattaattaaagtttattattatttttaagtaaaatatatgtaaaaaaatgTAAGTATGGGATAGTATAGAATCTGTATGTACCCATAGTACCATAAATCCTAAAATACTATGTCATAATAAATCCGAATGTTTGCCTTGGAGGGGAGAATGGAGTACGTAGTACGCGAGAAAATCACCCGCTTGATCGAGTATGTTACCAATCaattttacaataaaattcatgaaaattaatttgttataaaACTTATAGAAAAACAAACATGCATATTAATTAAGGGTGTGCACGGGTGCCGGATATACCCAGAACCGATTggaacctacccgttagggtagggtccgggtagttcgtattgaaaatagggtaggttccgggtattaaaatcagGAAGCGATGAAAATCAGTTCTGGTTCCAGTTCCTGCCTACAAAGTACCCGAAACcgattatttataataaaaaaaagatgaaagagtaaagttactgtCTCCTCTAATGAATCATAACAGAGGCACTTTGTTGTGTGAAATCGTAATAtggatgtttaattttgtcgatggattgatgagatctattatttttttgttgttatgaattaatctaaattttgttgatattctatttgacgtgattactgattatgtatctgatatttttggttttatttagcgagaaaaagatttacaggttccaatagggtactcggaacctgtggtataatatagGTTCCGGGTATGTTCCGACTTCAGGATTCAACAAGGTAGGGTCCGATTCCAAAATGTTGGAACCTGTCCCTTACAGGATATGGtccgggtatcgtgaaaaatacagggtacCCGAAACCGATCACcccaaatattaatattatgtaCTTCATCATTaagtaaatgtatatatttatatattattatttattttagagTTAAGCAACGTTAAGATTATCCGTTTTAATACAAGTATaccaagaagaaaattaattaaatctagGCCAAGAGGCGAAATATCACTTCTTTAATACTGAAGTGCtcttatttaaaaagaagTGTCGATTCATTTCATCCTGAAGGATGAAACttgatgaaaattttcatgttTTCCTTAATTGCCCACTTCTTGGCTTGACTACAGGAGTTGAAGATCTAACCATTGATCAGCTTATGTATCATCTTGAATGGAGGAAGAATCCGAAACCGGAATCTGAAAATTGAACTTGCTAATGTAGCAGAGCACAAGCAAATTGGAACCAGGTGGCTGTTACAAAGATTCCaaacaaaagaacaaaagcttaaaaaggaaagaaacttGGGCATATATCCGAATTTGTTTCAAGAAAAAGAGCAACAAAAATTCTAATTACAAGGGAGAGGGGAATGATGATGTTTCTGTAACTATTGTGATAGAACCTAATATGAattgattcaagcggttcgacatTTATTCccttttaagcaaaatttcggattcgagttttgtgaattGATAAAATCCATGCTGAAAAAGCTTTACCCACTTAGTGAGTCGATCTGGCTCGAACTGTATTCGGGATCCGTTGAACTTTTGAATATTATGATATactctgaaaaaaaaagtgatagaACTCAATATCACTGATATAACTACTGATTAGTATATTAATATGGTGCCATCAATCATGCTGTAGTAAAAAGCTGTTCAATAGCTATGAGCTAGTTGAGAGTAGTATGcacatatttataaaaaattcatcatCATTCTAAGTTGTACGAAAAAAGGCTTTGTGTAGCTAAAGTTTACATCTAGGAAACAGCATGTTCTCAAAGAGTACTACGTTTTAGTAAGATTCTCGTATTTAATGCATTATTGAGTAATCACAGATTCAAATTGGTGTTTGATTCAACGAAATTTGTCTTAACTAAAAATGGAGTTTTTGTTGTGAAAAGGTATGTTGTATCCAAGATGTTTAAAATCAACAGTAAAAATGTAACTACTTCAACTTCCATTGAGGCGTGCTGATATTTGTTATGGGAGGTTTGGTCATATTATATTCTATTCTATATATCATATGAATAAGCTTGACTAATCTCCTGTTCAGATAAGACTTAGCCTAACAAGTGCATCGCACGTAATAGACTCAGCCTAGTTTTGGTTCAGTCCCACTAATCTCCTTTACATTTTCTAGGCTCGATAAAATTTATCGTCTATTTTTCTTAAACCTGTGCATGCAGATCTTGATCTACAAGCTGGTCCGGAATAACAACGAAATTGAGAACACTTTTATTCTACATTTTATTGTTCTTCATATTTTCGAAAAAAGTGGGGTTGATCTCGTTCTGTTGGACGAGATCTCGAAGATATTTTTGGGGATTTGATCAGGCGTATTTTTTTCCAAGAATCAAGAATCACTTTTTAAACTCATTTCATGACcccccacttttttttttttttccgtgaCGGTAGTGTAGgaatatttttcaatcttAAGGTCAAGATCTAATAATATCCGAGCGATATCGGATTTTTGTCTTATTGTCCAGATGTTCTactttttaatgttttttttcttttgcatttCCCATTCTTCGTGTCATGAGAaaatctttttcaaaatttttttcgtAATTCCTGGGCTAGAGAAAAGGGTTACTCCCGAAGCTATAAAATGTAATGCGCGACCAGCCGTTCTAATATTTTGCACCCCCGAACTCACCCATTGTGTTTCTCTTTTGGTTCCTCATTCGGAATCCCTGCAAACACCCCTAACAAACCATTTTTTTCCAGACGCCTACTCTCTCATTCCCTCACTTTACACAGAGTCTGCTAAATTACTGAGATTGCAGCTTGATTGCCCAATCCTGAGAGAAATAGAGGAATAATCACTTAACAAGCGTGACCCTGAAATTCCAGATTTCAAGTCCCATAATCAAGACTGGGCGTCCTTGTACTAGAAGGTATAGCGGAGTAAGGGTGCCGAGTGCTCATTACAGACCTCGACTTGTGATTTGACCGATAATCTCGAAAACCTGGAATTGGTATCATTTAATCAAATGGGTACTACGGGCATGCGTACGAAGCTCTGCACAGGGAATTAAAGTGACAAATGCAAAAGATGAGCGACAAGGAGGGTTCTGCAGCGGAGGCTGGGGCACCGACGTCAGAGGAGGCAGATCGGCTGGATCGGAGTGTGAAAAGGGCCAAGAAATTGGAGGTTCGCGAGGGCATCAGGAGTAAGCCGCTAGATGCGGGCGTTAGCCAACCAGCGGCTCAATACAAGGACATGCTAATAGGGGGATCGCAGAATACAAATGGAGATTTCGTGGATGGCTTGGGATGGCAGTGGGAGGACGATCTGAAGATGATCGATTTTACCAACGACCTTTGCCCCAAGATTTGCACGGCTGATTTTGAATTAGCGAATGTGCAGTTGCTATTGGAGGGCACCTTGGTACTGAAGATATTGGGTTGA of the Punica granatum isolate Tunisia-2019 chromosome 6, ASM765513v2, whole genome shotgun sequence genome contains:
- the LOC116211647 gene encoding calcium uniporter protein 3, mitochondrial-like translates to MALKRTLAQRLFNISKVSRQALTGGCRAAPAAQSGIVSRSQPAIDDDPGDNGVFRRYLHKRAVTTPELRSAVPLGDGLRERIKALDVARGRIRLDGLTPPPAPVGEEPPELTAEDARKLLRVAQLEAVRARLREIREIWITYPEFVRVCGEVCSDPGQGIGLAKLLDESGNVVVFENMVLLRPDMVTKAIAGLIPLPERGRNDPRRKELKELEKVKSEIEREAESQVRKELWAGLGFLVVQTAAFMRLTFWELTWDVMEPICFYVTSFYFIVGYAFFLKTSREPSFEGFFHSRLLAKQKRLMRAQNFNLKRYEELRSAFHPQAMKIPSAASSPEDGITLGFGLSGDPVETRN